Genomic window (Mya arenaria isolate MELC-2E11 chromosome 16, ASM2691426v1):
GATAAACAGGCCTAGCACACTCATATTCATCTGAAAGTGAGATGATAGAGCATTACTTAGCACAAAAATGAATTGCTTAGTTTAtccaagaaaacaaatgttatataaatattttcaaagtaattCGAAACATTGGATCTACTATTTGTGatcatgttttgttgttgatgatgtgtTACCTTTATACTCTAGGATCTATATTCACCCAGTGTTCCAGTGGCACGTTTTGTCCTGTGGAATTCCAGAAATTAAACTGTCTGTCCTATTGGTTACTACAGTCCTGCGGGCGCAACCTCATGCACAATTTGTCCAGCTACTAGTGTCCAAATGCTTCAACCACATTGCGTTGTCCTACCAGAACTAGTAGCAAAGAAGGAGCATCTGTTTGCTTcggtaatatatattaattttagcAGTATTTACTGTTGTTTGTCGTATAAACCTGACTTAGTTATGTAAGTGGATGctaaatatattcaattcaggggcgtagctagcccgcTATTTATGTGGATAGTAGGTCCAGGGACATGCCCCCTCGGACAATTTTGAAATCCATaatgcaatctggtgcattctggacgttctgaggtgctttatttagtattggaaaatggacagttttaggagcacgtagtcaagtacgcatactgcaactttggctgatatTTTTGACAAACTCATGTGGATTCAGCTGCGTACTatcgtataggcagctacgcgcctgcaGTTTATATACATGACCATATAAAAGTGCGTACAAAGACGCTTGTTTTACTTAAAGGCTTTTATATTAAGTGAATGCTATAGAGACGAACAGCTACTACGATATATTAAAGAAGACGGGACTCATTGAAGCGGAGTGTACAATATTACCACTTTGAGGTCACATACAACTATAAGTTTGTACGGTGACTTGACCACCGAAGGAGGTGGATGGACATTAAAGTACCTTTATCTTAATCGTTTGTCTATTGTTGAGAAAACATATTGGATGAACCGGACCGTTTTATAATTCTATTGTATTTCGATCGTATTCAATAAGCGCGACGTCGATTTACAAATAATACAGGACGTTAAAACTGTCTTGGCTTTTCTTTTAAACACACACATAATTGCATGCCTGTTAACACGTCGATACATTTTCTCAAACACTCAAAACCGGgatttttgttatgttatttctAATCTTGatgaattatttctaaaacGGTGATTATAAGGATTGATTGTTTTCGTTCGTACAACATAAACACACGATAAATATGCAATTTATACAGTCATTTCTTATTCagtgtgtattgattttattacataatatgaaatatacttaCTTTCATCACTCAACATTGATACTTAAGATCACTAAATGCTTGGTTTTAAATGTCAGGTTTTCCAATGAAGGTTCGATGGATCCGTGGAATTTCAGAGAACATGAAAATGGATTCGGTTCAGCATTGGGAGAATATTGGTTAggtaaatgtatataatatccACGACCAACaacatgttaacaataaaaaatatataagttacGGAGTAAGTAGGTTACCCGATATGgtatatacggggcaaaggaaaccatcgAATAGGGTTTCATGCACCCCGTATATttcatatcgggtcacctactaaccgcGTAaggtatatatcacgtcgacaacctgtttacatgtttaaatgtttcatttattcatcagaatattcatcggaatcggcaTATAGACTAACCGCGTAaggtatatatcacgtcgacaacctgtttacacgtttaaatgtttcatttattcatcagaatattcatcggaatcggcatatagacgccattttggtgcgatataaatttggtgacccaatatggaaaaatatgggtcccgcgtgaccagtcctggaccaaagGCGtggcgtcatttatgttggtgGCGTGATATCGTCGAAAGACAAGCTTTCGTTGAACAGCTTATAGCCATATGTGTAGAAAGCGATATAGTCTAGTCCAAGAAGGTTTTGTATGCATGAAAAATCCAATATTTCTTTGAATGAGTTAGAAAAATACCTCAAGATGAAAAAAGTAGGGTTGAtcttataaaatttaaaaagaaaaaatgaaagtaTAGTTTCGAATACGATCTTGACGCGACACGATCACCCTTCTTTGTATGGATGGTGTTTCTTAAACAAATTTAGAATACATTGAAAAAGAGATTTTTCATGCAGACAGAACCCCTCTCTGTGAGTTATTAATATGACAAATGAACATACAATAACAAAGTAGCATTGATGGTAATGcatattattacttttacatAATTacttctatttaaaaaaatcctataattgtaaaaatgttgcttgcttttaataaattgataaaactgagaaaaaaacgcaactaaaacaacaacataaaaagcatatgattaaGTTACAGATATATTTATAAGATGACTTTTTCAGCTGTGTACGAGTCCAAATATATCCCGTACTgaacaaaacaatgttgaaaaaacttatttattctCTAGCTtctgttttacaaatatctaaactatattatcttttattaatgtcattgatatcagaaaattacaacattttaacgttttgttttcaaacaaacgGAAAGTGTTCATTGGTATCAAAAAGGTTTCAAaagtttgttaaagttaacaacaatgtcaacATTATCGTTGTTAAATCTCTAGAAAATTAATAAGTGCACttgagatttgaaaaaaaaaatgtttcagctgtattggttcatttaaatatgttaaagatgcacttttactcaaaaataagatttaataattttaatgcaatgttttgatataccaaaaagaatgaaaaaaaatgtaaaaaacaatagATCTTATGGaagatatcgagtttaatttgaaagaaatgcgcagaaaacacggtatttctacctaactCATGCCCACAGTGGTCACAGATTGGTTCAGGGAGAGCAATAATTGATAGCATATAGAGGGCCTATTTTCTACCTTTGGTACCCTGTGGGTAGGAGtgaccttatgagaccatagtagatcgcagtaaatcttttagcattcaccaatcatttaatatttttgcgttttcagctattaaatatacggttataatatgtataatagtaattaatatgtttttataagtgcattatttagtaagtatttgagggtgtatcactcaaattttatgattattttacatgtgtatgtattgagaGAATTAACGttgtttgacttgacttgactattgattttgaataagagtgtcactttaacacatcatcaaatagttcaGGTTCAAAAGTTAACAAGGATTTCGTTTATCAAGTTGTCAACCTtatcaaagttctgaacaattagcCAAATGTCAgccaataatttattataacaacCTTGTACTAATTACATCTGGCAATAACAATATGAGAAAAAACAACCTATAATTGACATATCATTGTATTTCACACATAGAATGAAATATATCACCGgcatatgtaaaatatatcaacagaacaGACAGAAAAGAACATACTATTTATTAgacttaagcataacaagcttatcatcaaaataacacatatatacatacacaaacatatatatgacatgtaacaattttaacacaaaGCTTATTATACGATAAATTTATCTTATTGTTTCTGGGAATTAAATGGTGAGtatgaatttatattatatcatattatttttattattgaatattaaatacaatCGGACGTTATTTAAGATTGATCAAACAGTAATCATGTATTGGTTATGTATATAACCACATATGACTGCGTATAATGGGTAATAAAAGTGCATTAGATTACATCGTAAAGACAAGAAAAAAGatgtaaacatgtacaaaaataacaaaacaatgggagaattaaaataaacaaaaataatataatatttcaatatacatgtgtatcaaAATGACGACGTAggaattaaaatacaataaaaataataaatataatatttcagaaCAGCGGTTATTTCGGActagcgatttcggattaaaaatttagttaaacaaagaaggagtaaaatcgggaccaaaaaataatttcgaaatagcgataatttcggataaacggtgttcggaatagcggtgttcaactgtaatAATGTTACTACGAAGTGGAATTTATAGTAATTAACAATACAGAGGCCGTTTTCCTAAAGCGTCTGAGGACATTTCCTAAATTAAGTTTGCAAACCAGTAATaaaggactgctgacaaaatatcagatcgcagattttcatatttccgttccaaatttaagattttatggctaaaaccgttactaacgatttaaaaaaatgcataaaacatcaatttttgaacttaaatataaaaaatctgcaatctaatgttttgtcagcattcttaaaTGACTggttcgcataaattggctcgttctatgacaacaaaaataaaaataaaagttctgtgagagtgcagctttaaagttacAAATGAAGAACACATGCAATCATTAATGTTGATTGAAAATATTGGTAAATCTGATCAGAGACAATAAAACTCCATTCGGCCGTTAGACATGTTATGTGCTAAATGGTACTgacataatttataatgttgttttgaaatgacgTATGCAATTTGATCCTATTCATATTTAACATGCGTATCGTATCAAATGTACGAACTGAATATCAAAGTTTGAAAGTCTATACCCTTTTtatggatttaaaaacaaatcaatgttGATGCATTAGGGAATGGTTAGAAATGTTtcgagatatttatatatatttatcttgaGGGATGTGAAGGTGAGTATTTTATGTGCAAAGTTGGTATCAACGAATGgagttgatattttaatggacATTAGAAACGCGAAATTTAAGTATgcgtttaaaaacatatatattttatactccTACTGAAAGTTTACTTTCGTTCCATTAAAGCCATTATTCATCGTCGCCATCGGAATCATTCCGTCCCAGGAGACTAAggcataatgcaccagtcaattataacaacgccccccccccctccccaggtCCCGATTATAGCGATGACTTTCGTTCCAGCCAACACCCGGTAAAAAGATTCCCGCCCTGAGTGGACAAACTGCTGATAGTATCCCTGCAAAAAGCCCCCGCACAACAGGGGCATCCTAGGTTAGGCTCATTCCCCGCTGTTTTTGGCGCGAAAAAACaacgcattcactcggcactatAGGGCCACCTGGAATGTAAAAAGACGGCcaatttcccccgctatccccggtatacccccggacctgggggccgtggtaacaattgactggtgcataagtactACTTCGTAACGAAATATTTCATAGTGTTTTTGTACTCGTTTACACTGTAGTGACAATACCAACTGGAATGCTTATTAAATACGATCCTCCCATtggttcatataaattaagCATTTAGGtataatacacatacatttgctgttttaaaaatatgaaattacattgtttattataCACCCATCATAATCCTGTCCGGAAACTGTCTCTCACATAAAAACAGACACAATCATGATGGAAAATATTCTAAGTGTCTGACATTAAATGTACGCGACATTAATCCGTATACTCCGAAAGTGATTCGAAGGTTTcgcaatgtttaattttatttgctgATTTACATGTGACTCAAAATTCATCTGTTAACTGTAAAACACAGAGATTTTTTTTCActcaatgattttttaatacatattataaattgcATGGATCTTCATATatgttttccattaaaatattaatacatttgtaaaGCTCCATTGCGACATTAAAAAGTAGAACGTATtctgaattatttataaatgcactTATCCTTAAAAAGACAACCACATTAGTatattcaactgctttcttcagAAGAAGATGATCTTTATGAGTTGTTAGGCCTTGATCGAATTCTTGaatatttagaatgaaatactcgtatatattgtcatttgtttatgttcatgaaataaatatgtttaaaccaaatatccGCGACAAAGGCATcttttgaatacattttcattGCCTTTTCCATTTATCCACAGAACTGCCTATCTTATATCTCGTTGCAATATTGTAACAGGGAGGCTTTCCTCGATATAAAATTTCTAAACCAGACGGCTCACTCCTCCGTACTGCTCACTCCTCCGTACTGCTCACTCCTCCGTACTGCTCACTCCTCCATACGGCTCGTTCCTCCGTACTGCTCAATCCTCCGTACTGCTCACTCCTCCGTACTGCTCACTCCTCCGTACTGCTCACTCCTACATACTGCTCACTCCTCCATACTGCTCACTCCTACATACTGCTCACTCCTCCATACTGCTCAATCCTCCGTACTGCTCACTCCTCCATACTGCTCACTCCTACATACTGCTCACTCCTCCATACTGCTCACTCCTCCATACTGCTCACTCCTCCGTACTGCTCACTCCTCCATACTGCTCACTCCTCCATACTGCTCACTCCTCCGTACTGCTCACTCCTACATACTGCTCACTCCTACATACTGCTCACTCCTACATACTGCTCACTCCTACATACTGCTCACTCCTCCATACTGCTCACTCCTCCATACTGCTCACTCCTCCGTACTGCTCACTCCTCCGTACTGCTCACTCCTACATACTGCTCACTCCTACATACTGCTCACTCCTACATACTGCTCACTCCTACATACTGCTCACTCCTCCATACTGCTCACTCCTCCGTACTGCTCGTTCGTACGTACTGCTTATAATCTTCCTCCGTACAGCTCATTCCTTCGTTAGGATCATTTTGTGTTTCCAAAATTCTGTAAAATTTATCGTTTCAGAGGTTTGTTTGTGTAACAGGTTTATGtctttcattcaaaataatagTTATTCGTTGTGCTTATTGTCTGTTAAATCATACTCCTTATTTGACGGTAGTCTGTTACTTTATTCAGTTttcattatctatttttagtgTGTAATTTTCCTTTCATCGAGTACTTCAATTCATTCTCAAGGATTCGCAGATATGCATAAGAATTCTGTTTATATtagatatattcaaaataaaatagttttaatattccGTAACTTattatatatagatagatagatagtgAACGACTTTTGTAGCATATGCTAAGCGTTGGGCCTATTCTGTGTTCTTGTTTAGTTTCATCTTTGAAATACATTTGCACAATCATGAAACGGTTTGACGAATTTCTGTCGAAGTTTTGCCGAACCCAAGAGCATATACAGAACAAAATTTACTGCACTATTTGTGTAGAGTAACATATTAAACACCACCCTTAAAGTTTCAAGCGTTGGTATTATTTCTGGATCTGGTCTATTTGGAAACCAGTACGGACCACCGATTTGAAATACGACGAGGGGCATTACAAGCAGAACGAACGTTAACCCGAGTATCGCACTGACTTTAGCCCAATCTTCAGCCGTTTTCTGATGAGCCATCCTCTCGCTAAGAGCATTTCTAGCCCTGAAATTATCGCCTGACCTCATTTTTCTGAGAACAAGTATGTTTCCGAATACTAAAAAGGCGAACGGTAATCCGAATGCGACAATAAAATCTATCCAACTCCAAGCTTCCATcatgaaaattttaaaactttccTTTGGAGAACAACTGAAGTTTAAATATGAATTGGATGTGTTcgttatattttcatatctcGTATTGCTCAGGGTGTTGTCTGAATGCAGATCGAGACCAAACAGTATGTACAGATTAATCAGGGCCAAGATCACCATCGTCACTATCAATGAGATTATAACATGTTTTCGTGTCAAATGGTTTACCCGACTATATGTTGGTAACGCTATGTTATACGCACGGTCCATTGTCACAAGAACTAGCAACCACGGAGACAGTTGCAAGACAAAATAATTGAAGAACGTTCCGATCTTGCATGCAGTGTCCGATAAAGTGAAAACACTTACATCAGCGCTGATGTAAACAATCCACTGGATTAAGCAGGGCCAAAGAAGAATCAAAGAGTCAACTATGGCGAGGGCCTTAAGAAGAAAACGAGTCGTCAATGGTGGTAGATATGTAGAGTCTTTTGGAGTGGAGAACAACTGCTTGGAGATGGGCGACAGATGTTTGTCCCCATATGTAGTTGTGGAATGCTTTGGAAAAGCATTCCGTGGTGTTGCAGACGAATTATCCGCTGTTGGAGAGGAATTTTCCGGTAAGGACGACTGATTGTTAAGTGGTGATGAGGAATTATCCGATGCTGAGGAGGAATTATCCATTGGAGAAGAGATATTATCCGGTGGAGATAAGGAATTATCCGATGCTGAGGAGGAATTATCCATTGGGGAAGAGGTATTATCCGGTGGAGATAAGGAATTATCCGATGCTGAGGAGTAATTATCCATTGGAGAAGAGGTATTATCCGGTGGAGATAAGGATTTATGCGGTGCTGTGGAGTAATTATCCATTGGAGAAGAGATATTATCCGGTGGAGATAAGGATTTATGCGGTGCTGAGGAGTAATTATCCATTGGAGAAGAGGTATTATCCGGTGGAGATAAGGATTTATGCGGTGCTGTGGAGTAATTATCCATTGGAGAAGAGATATTATCCGGTGGAGATAAGGATTTATGCGGTGCTGTGGAGTAATTATCCATTGGAGAAGAGATATTATCCGGTGGAGATAAGGATTTATGCGGTGCTGTGGAGTAATTATCCATTGGAGAAGAGATATTATCCGGTGGAGATAAGGATTTATGCGGTGCTGAGGAGGAATTCTTCATTGGAGAAGAGATATTATCCGGTGGAGATAAGGATTTATGCGGTGCTGTGGAGTAATTATCCATTGGAGAAGAGATATTATCCGGTGGAGATAAGGATTTATGCGGTGCTGTGGAGTAATTATCCATTGGAGAAGAGATATTATCCGGTGGAGATAAGGATTTATGCGGTGCTGAGGAGGAATTCTTCATTGGAGAAGAGATATTATCCGGTGGAGATAAGGATTTATGCGGTGCTGTGGAGTAATTATCCATTGGAGAAGAGATATTATCCGGTGGAGATAAGGATTTATGCGGTGCTGAGGAGTAATTATCCATTGGAGAAGAGGTATTATCCGGTGGAGATAAGGAATTATCCGGTGCTGAGGAGGAATTATCCATTGGAGAAGAGGTATTATCCGGTGGAGATAAGGAATTATCCGGTGCTGAGGAGGAATTATCCATTGGAGAAGAGATGTTATCCGGTGGAGATAAGGAATTATCCGGTGCTGAGGAGGAATTATCCATTGGAAAAGGGGTATCGTCAGGTGGAGATAAGGAATTATCCCTTGAAGCTGAGAACTTGTCTGGTACCTGTCGCTTATCCACAGGAGATGATATATGATCACATGGAGGATAGTTATTTTCCGAGGGACAGCAGGTTTTATCCTTTGGTGGTGAGGAATTATTCGGTGCAACCGAAAAATTATCCGATGTTGAAAAGGAATTGTCTGTTGATAGAGAGGAATCATCTCGTAGAGAAGATGGTTCATTCGGTGCAGAAGAGGAAGTATCCCTCGGTTTAGACGGATCGTTCTGTGCAGAAGAGGAATTATCTCTCGGTTTAGACGGATCGTTCGGTGCAGAAGAGGAATTATCCCTCGGTGAGGACAGATTAATAGAAGTTGGACTTTTCGGTTTCCCTGTCCTGGAAAGCATAAGTGAGGCTGTAGGTATCCATTTGGAGCTCGGAGGCTTTTGGCTTAGCACAATGAACGTGAGTATGTTCCCGATCAGCCCAAACACTGTGATGGCAGGGATATATATAGCCGGCAACCACCACGCGTATGGGTTTTCCATCTGCATATTTGCCAGCTGATCCGCCTGaaactaaaataattaagtGAATTAGTGAAGCCGTTGAGACTATCCCCAGCTTTCGCCTAAATAACTTTATGCACTCTTATTGCCacataagattaaccacaattaattacattgttttaatattccaaaaaggataaataaatgccgAAACCAATAgatcttatgaaggatgccgagtttaatttgaaagaaatgtgcataaaacacggtatgtCTACCTTATGAGAGACTATAGTataccacagtaaatcttttagcattcaccaatcattt
Coding sequences:
- the LOC128221683 gene encoding mucin-1-like, with the protein product MQMENPYAWWLPAIYIPAITVFGLIGNILTFIVLSQKPPSSKWIPTASLMLSRTGKPKSPTSINLSSPRDNSSSAPNDPSKPRDNSSSAQNDPSKPRDTSSSAPNEPSSLRDDSSLSTDNSFSTSDNFSVAPNNSSPPKDKTCCPSENNYPPCDHISSPVDKRQVPDKFSASRDNSLSPPDDTPFPMDNSSSAPDNSLSPPDNISSPMDNSSSAPDNSLSPPDNTSSPMDNSSSAPDNSLSPPDNTSSPMDNYSSAPHKSLSPPDNISSPMDNYSTAPHKSLSPPDNISSPMKNSSSAPHKSLSPPDNISSPMDNYSTAPHKSLSPPDNISSPMDNYSTAPHKSLSPPDNISSPMKNSSSAPHKSLSPPDNISSPMDNYSTAPHKSLSPPDNISSPMDNYSTAPHKSLSPPDNISSPMDNYSTAPHKSLSPPDNTSSPMDNYSSAPHKSLSPPDNISSPMDNYSTAPHKSLSPPDNTSSPMDNYSSASDNSLSPPDNTSSPMDNSSSASDNSLSPPDNISSPMDNSSSASDNSSSPLNNQSSLPENSSPTADNSSATPRNAFPKHSTTTYGDKHLSPISKQLFSTPKDSTYLPPLTTRFLLKALAIVDSLILLWPCLIQWIVYISADTTP